The Centropristis striata isolate RG_2023a ecotype Rhode Island chromosome 1, C.striata_1.0, whole genome shotgun sequence nucleotide sequence TAAGCATAATGTACTTTACAATACAATGTCTCGCTGTAGTTCTTGATCAAATAATAATCTGAGAAAGTTTGGTCTAGTGGCCTATTTTTGGCAGAAAGTTTTGTTAGCATACCAAGTAATCTAATCTGGATTCACACATTGAAAATGTATAATTGTCTGGAATAATTACTGCATATAAAATAACCTGATTTAGCTACATAAGGTTTGTCCACATGTGTATGTTCACCTGGCGGGCATGAAACCCTGTTTTGCAGCTGGTCGAGGAGCCGGTTGAGGAGTAGATGGTTGTCTGTGTTGGACAGGGGTGACAGAGCTGAACCTCTGGTACATCTGCCTGATGTTTGGGGAGAACACAAGAAATCCTTTGTTTATTTCTTGTGAAATTCACTTAAAATGATGCACAGACTGAAGAATAATTTTCATTATATACCTCAAAGCCTGAGTGACCAATTATAGATAGCAAACACCACTTGGGTTTCCACAAACTGACATCTGTGTTTTGATGGGCCATTATTTCTATCGAAAATGTTGCAAAGTACAGCTACGACTCATCAATTCTCGATGAAGTGTTATTTACCTGTAGTCTCCTGCAGAACCAAAGCCTCTGTACCCACCGTGGGACTGAGGGCGGTTTGCTGGCCAGTTAGAGGTACCGCCAGCTGAGGGTTGCCAGAGAGAGGACCTTGGCCTCACTGAATGAGTGATAACAGGATatggtaatttaaaaaaaaagatgggatACATCCTTTGTCTTTATAAACAAAAATTGATTGCCCTGATTTAAGAAGCATGTGTCTCCTACCGTTGGGCATGTATGGGTTGGAAGGTTTGAATCTCATTTTGCAGTTAACAAATTGGGAGCGACCAGATTTCTTAGAGTTTTTCTGCTTGGCCACCAGCTCGGCAATGTGGGCTGTCTCCTGAGACACTGCAGCAAAGCATTTCACCTACAAGGCAAATTACCTGTATTGTTATGAATTCATGAAGTGCTATTAAAAAGTCAGCACACTGTAGAAATTTTGCAAAAGTAGAAAAGCAGCCTTTTACGGGGAGCTTCAGAGTTTGTGCTGAGGCTAACTGACAGTAGGGAAATAAATTAACAACCTAAACctgggtaaataaataaaagccctCACCTCACCCATGCGGTACTCCAGACGGACTACAGAAGGGATTCTCGCAAGGTAGTCCTCCAGTTTTGAGTAACCCAGCTTCTTCAGCGGGATGCTCTCTCCGCACAGTGACCTGTAGTCTGACTGGAGGGTGCTTATAGACACGCCAGTCTTGCTGGACATAAGGACAGACCGCAACATTTTTTCAATGGACTCGCTGTCTGCCATCCTGGTAGCGTCACACTAAAAAAGAAACGGgtgaaaagaagacaacaaacaTTATGTAGGTTCAAAATATCTGTCTTAACAATATATTTGCAAAAGCAAACATTTAGGGACACTTTGCACGTTAGATTTTAGGTTCTCAGGCAACAAACACAATAATGCGAGACTGGGTGCGTCTACAACCCAAGGCCGgattaaccatatgggcaaatgcccaggggcccacgacctctaaagggcccagggcagtgtgggcacaagcaacatatctggttatctctcgcttatatgttaaactgtccatcGGAGCCGTTGCTCAACAATGAATTTTGAGGTGAcagggtgatttctgtttaaaatgagctgaggaccaaaatgctacttgattctagattcttgattgttgtttgtgtcttgtcttcctctgatggctctatcaattcaatacatgTGTGCTTCTGGGAATAGGTGTTTAATAAATACTGGAcgctttgaaagtggttgcttacttatttttttgtgaaaattgatgACACTTCCTTCTGtatctttttctatctttttgtacagtgtccttgagtgccaagaaaggcgcctcccaaataaaatgttttattattatctatgtagTGGGTCATTTTTGCCAATTatactgatgtgttttgttttcataacatcatatgCGAGTGAGTGGCCTTGACAAGAGGACATCATTGTGCATTTGTAGTTTAATgagcgtttgcacatctgtacatgaaaatggattgagtatattaactgtatattactggaatttattctgtattttaccagattatggtgattctggggtcgtgatgatggggGCCTTGAATATCAGACTCTTTAGCCGGTGAGGTCCGAGGTCGAGAGATGGACAATGTGGGCGgtagctaacggctaactgctaattgtttcttttcattagcggtaaataaagtttgatattTTGACCCGTAAAGTACTCAAACCTTTGCTGACTAGCATGGGCAAATTTCGACTGTGCACAAGCTTAATAACTAACAAAGAGTTTTTACATTACCTGCAGCGTTAATTTTAACTATCCAAAATGAGCCAAACTGCCGAGATGTGTTCAGTGTCGCCGCGTTCAAAATCATCCGCAGTCTCACAAGTTCACGCCCACAAGTTCAAAAGGTAACTGCCGGCTCGTCCGTCATTTTAGTCTAACTTTATCATGATTCTATTGTGCTTAACAAATACAGCGCTTTGTGTTTACCTAGCTAAGTACATCACTTTTTGTATGATCAACAAGTCAGTCTTGAAGAAAGCGGTCGTTGGATAATTGTTTAACTGCAAAAGCACGTTGCTTTTAAGTACTGTCGGAAATCTTACAATTCAAAGTTAGGCGGAGCATACTTATAATAActaccaaaaaaacattaaaacatcgattaaaaaaaaaataataataacctcgACTCTTTTTAAGAGTGGCCTTTTATTGTAGCCAGCCTAaggcacacctgtgcaataatcATGCTGTCTAATCAGCATCTTGATATGCCACACCTGTGAGGTGGGTGGGATCATCTTGGCAAAGGAGAAGTGCTCACTATGGCAGATTTAGACAGATGTGAACAATATTTGAGAgaaattgttattgttactcTTTTATTATAGAAAAAGTTTTAGATCTTTAAGTTCAGCTCAGGAAAAAGGGGAGCGAAaacaaaagtgttttgtttatatttgtgttcTTATATTTGTGTTCTGTTATATTTGTATTGTATATCTTTAGGGCCTAATCTTTTTCCCTTTCCCATTTATTAGCTTCCTCttcttgatcttttttttttgtcgtccTATTACCATGATCCAGGCTTCAATGTAGAGtagatttgttttcttttaataaacagTAATACAATATCAGAAGGTTGTTTATTGCTGATTGATGTTTATTACTCATTGAGCTGACACAAACATGTAGGGAATGTATTTTCACAGATGGATGTTTGGTCGACAATCACATCCTGATTGGTCAGCTTAGTGGTGACATCACCTCCTGCTCGGCTCAGCAGCTCTCCTCTTTGACAATCAAAATGTCCATCTTGGTTGTTCTGCAAAGAGGATCATAACATGAAAGTCTGTTATACATTCAGTTACATTTTGTATCAATGTCAATGGCAGGAGTGAAAATGAAAcatatcaaaataaatgttggtgCAAAGGCGGGCAGCAGTGGAGATAAAGAGGAAAATTCATCAATGAGGATTTTTAATACAGCAACACGTGTAACATGCGTTATAAGAGCActcaaataagacataaaaggaTATTTTCCCCTCTGTGCATTTGGAGAGGTTTGGAGAAGCAAGAGCTGTTCTAGACAAAAAATATGAACTTTCTTCAAACCATCAATGTCAAATACTTGGTCAGTATTTGGAAAATCTGCAAAATTCTATTGATAGATTTTTTGtcaatctggaaaaaaaagcacCAGTGCAAAACTATCACTTGATACTTTGGGCTTTTTCAACAGTTCAtcagtaaaataactaaaattttaTGGTACTGACAACAACCCCATTTCCTGTAAAGACAAGGAGATGAATAATAGACTGAAGTGGAAATCATCTGCTGCTGTCAGCCAATCAGGGTTTGTTATTGTGGCTGTAGTTCATCCACCACCAGAGGGCGACATCACTTTATCCTCCATACAGCCAACTAGAGTCATTTTATGTGTGAGTGCCATGAGAGTGCAGCAGCTGTGTGTACTCACTGCCTCTGGGCACACAGGGTACACTCGTTGGCATAGGTGTTTCCATCGCTGCCACACACAGGAGCCAGGTTCAGAGGGCAGGCCACAATCTCCCCCATGTCAGGACAGGAAGGCTGCAGGAGAGACACACAGGATCTGCAGTGACTTACCTGCTGTCATCACCTCAGAAGAAAGGACTTATGTTTTATCACTCGCTCTctgacacacagatgcacacaacACAcccttatacacacacacaacaaacccTCA carries:
- the LOC131974513 gene encoding tudor domain-containing protein 7A-like isoform X2, giving the protein MADSESIEKMLRSVLMSSKTGVSISTLQSDYRSLCGESIPLKKLGYSKLEDYLARIPSVVRLEYRMGEVKCFAAVSQETAHIAELVAKQKNSKKSGRSQFVNCKMRFKPSNPYMPNVRPRSSLWQPSAGGTSNWPANRPQSHGGYRGFGSAGDYRQMYQRFSSVTPVQHRQPSTPQPAPRPAAKQGFMPARLLFDQELQRDIVL
- the LOC131974513 gene encoding tudor domain-containing protein 7A-like isoform X1, which encodes MADSESIEKMLRSVLMSSKTGVSISTLQSDYRSLCGESIPLKKLGYSKLEDYLARIPSVVRLEYRMGEVKCFAAVSQETAHIAELVAKQKNSKKSGRSQFVNCKMRFKPSNPYMPNVRPRSSLWQPSAGGTSNWPANRPQSHGGYRGFGSAGDYRQMYQRFSSVTPVQHRQPSTPQPAPRPAAKQGFMPARREKSMAEFCLLLMFFLYKMQRRSLNS
- the spink4 gene encoding serine peptidase inhibitor, Kazal type 4, whose product is MIGRVVFLGLLLICVAADAEENSGLLRTPSCPDMGEIVACPLNLAPVCGSDGNTYANECTLCAQRQTTKMDILIVKEESC